Sequence from the Spirochaetales bacterium genome:
TCCTGCAATGACTCAGTGAAATCGGGGGAGGAAAATACGGGAGAGACGATACCATCGCACACCGGAGTGATTTCGACAGATAATCTCGACGAAAAGATATATCCCTCCGAATCGACTCCCGTATTGGTTTATCCTCACTATACCATTCCCGAATCCCGATCAAACTTCTCTCCCTGTGATATCGATACGGAACAGGCCGGCATTTTGTTCAATATTCCGGTTTCGGTAAAAAAAGAAAAAGTGGCATTTAAAACGCTTGTCGATCCGCCCGAGGCAGCCGAACAAATCGGGGGGCGGTATGTACTGGTAACGGCCGACGAGACCGCGATCCATTCGCACCCGTCGGCGGCTTCACGTACCCTCGGATTTGCATCGGCCGGAGAGCTTTTTTTACTTGAAGCGAAGCAGGATTTACCTGAGAATCCGGAAGAACTGCCGGTGCCGGATTATGAAAACCTGAGAGAACGGTTTGAACTCGAATGGGAGTTTTTTCTTGAAACATACCTCAAGCGGCCGGGTGTGATCGTGGACGGCTTTTATAACACCTGGATAAAGGTGGCAAACAGGAGCATCACGGGATGGATATTCAGGGCGTATACCTGTGAAAGTTCATATGATAATCTCGTTTTTTTACGGGAACTCTATAAGCGGGGATCCGCATTTATTTCGTATCAGGATTATATTATCGATCCGCCGCCAGCGACGCAACAGATATCAGGTGCTTTTGAAGAGATCAGATCACGTAAACGATCCTTTTCTTCAACGGTAAAAAGGGCATTGGCCGGACGATATGTAGTGCGTGAGAGAATGGATGCGGCCGAAATGACGCTTTCCGCTTCTCAGCCCGATTATTTGCTTGCATGGTATCATGATGCGGCGTCATCACGCCTCAATCCGCTGTTTATCACAACCGATTTAGTCTTTCATGCCTTTTGCCTTATCATGAATCAGGCAATCCGTGAAATAGATGA
This genomic interval carries:
- a CDS encoding DUF3160 domain-containing protein, with the protein product MLSIKKYIAAGLLFILFSCNDSVKSGEENTGETIPSHTGVISTDNLDEKIYPSESTPVLVYPHYTIPESRSNFSPCDIDTEQAGILFNIPVSVKKEKVAFKTLVDPPEAAEQIGGRYVLVTADETAIHSHPSAASRTLGFASAGELFLLEAKQDLPENPEELPVPDYENLRERFELEWEFFLETYLKRPGVIVDGFYNTWIKVANRSITGWIFRAYTCESSYDNLVFLRELYKRGSAFISYQDYIIDPPPATQQISGAFEEIRSRKRSFSSTVKRALAGRYVVRERMDAAEMTLSASQPDYLLAWYHDAASSRLNPLFITTDLVFHAFCLIMNQAIREIDEKYFYPFIQRMLRYCFDRLLLYREGTEEEKMRKCADYLIGCFGMGLHLLGNLNDSDRAACGNEVLNPLMKEAALLDEVAGTQRVAGT